A single region of the Gilliamella apis genome encodes:
- the rlmF gene encoding 23S rRNA (adenine(1618)-N(6))-methyltransferase RlmF, whose product MQTTSPTINKDVLHHRNKHINGYPFDLLIKTLPALSNFVKPNQYGWVTIDFSNPIAVKMLNKALLLHYYQLSYWDIPDDYLCPPIPGRADYIHYLADLLAQDNQNNIPKGKRISILDIGVGANAIYPIIGCAEYGWSFVGSDINPTSFKVASLIAKSNELLKNSLQCRLQPNSDAIFENIIKPKEFYLATLCNPPFHNSKQQAQASAYTKLQKLGKLSSEKDQVILNFGGQHAELWCKGGESAFITKIIAESVNYKTQCLWFTSLVSKKESLTNIKKQLKKSSVTEYKIIPMAQGQKISRFVAWTFFDREQRQKQIKKF is encoded by the coding sequence ATGCAGACAACATCGCCAACAATTAACAAAGATGTTTTACATCATCGTAATAAGCATATTAATGGCTACCCATTTGATTTACTTATTAAAACTTTACCAGCATTATCTAATTTTGTTAAACCTAACCAATATGGCTGGGTAACGATTGATTTTTCTAATCCTATTGCCGTGAAGATGCTAAATAAAGCACTTTTATTGCACTATTATCAACTCTCTTATTGGGATATTCCAGACGATTACCTATGCCCTCCAATACCAGGTCGAGCAGATTATATCCACTATTTGGCTGATTTATTAGCTCAAGATAATCAGAATAATATCCCTAAGGGTAAGAGAATTAGCATTTTAGATATTGGGGTTGGTGCAAATGCCATTTATCCGATTATTGGCTGTGCTGAGTATGGTTGGTCATTTGTTGGCAGTGATATCAATCCAACATCATTCAAGGTTGCGTCGTTAATAGCAAAATCTAATGAATTATTAAAAAATAGCCTACAATGTCGTTTACAACCCAACAGTGATGCTATTTTTGAAAATATCATTAAACCGAAAGAATTTTACTTGGCAACTTTATGCAATCCTCCTTTTCATAATTCAAAGCAACAGGCTCAAGCGAGTGCTTATACAAAACTACAAAAATTGGGTAAATTAAGTTCAGAAAAAGATCAAGTTATACTTAATTTTGGTGGACAACATGCTGAACTTTGGTGCAAAGGAGGAGAAAGTGCATTTATAACCAAAATAATTGCCGAAAGTGTTAACTATAAAACACAATGCCTATGGTTTACTTCGTTGGTTTCGAAAAAAGAATCACTGACAAACATAAAAAAACAGTTAAAAAAATCATCTGTAACTGAATACAAAATTATTCCTATGGCTCAAGGTCAAAAAATAAGCCGTTTTGTTGCGTGGACGTTTTTTGATCGAGAACAACGACAAAAGCAGATCAAAAAATTTTGA
- a CDS encoding sodium:proton antiporter, translating to MKRLSKLSIIPFISLMLISFQLHASEFNGQELSLFWAIPFVGILLSIALCPLFLARLWHHHYGKIVLVWSLLFLGSALFSFGLSTTIQLTAHAIIEEYIPFILLLLALFTVSGGILIKSDKISTPKSNVILLAIGVVLASIMGTTGAAMLMIRPILRANRQRHHSVHTVIFFIFLVANIGGGLTPLGDPPLFIGFLKGVDFFWTVKQMLLPVILTSGLLLIIYYFIDRYYYCKQYGNITLSHSSEAVKLYGLKNIGLLMAIIASVLLSGIWHPAINFTLLGSQIELENLVRDGLFIAITILSILITPKQVRAGNEFNWDPIKEVAKLFIGIFITIVPVLAILRAGNDGALSSVVSLVTSEQATPINSMYFWLSGSLSGFLDNAPTYLVFFNLASGNATTLMTTYADTLLAISMGSVFMGALSYIGNAPNFMVKSIATQHKINMPSFFGYMKWSIGILIPIFIIDNLVFFVLC from the coding sequence ATGAAACGTCTATCCAAATTATCAATAATACCATTTATTAGTTTAATGCTAATCTCTTTTCAACTGCATGCAAGCGAGTTTAATGGGCAGGAGTTATCGTTATTTTGGGCTATCCCATTTGTTGGAATTTTGCTTTCTATCGCATTATGCCCATTATTTCTAGCACGGCTGTGGCATCATCATTATGGCAAAATTGTTCTGGTTTGGTCGTTACTATTTCTAGGCTCTGCGTTATTTTCTTTTGGTTTATCTACCACAATTCAATTAACAGCTCATGCCATTATTGAAGAGTATATCCCCTTTATATTATTACTTTTGGCATTGTTCACTGTTTCTGGTGGTATTCTTATCAAAAGTGATAAAATAAGTACGCCAAAATCAAATGTTATTTTATTAGCCATTGGTGTGGTATTAGCTTCAATTATGGGAACAACTGGCGCAGCTATGTTAATGATTCGGCCAATACTGCGAGCTAATCGGCAACGACACCATTCAGTCCACACAGTAATTTTCTTTATCTTTTTAGTCGCCAATATTGGTGGTGGTTTGACGCCGTTAGGTGATCCACCATTATTTATTGGTTTTTTAAAAGGAGTGGATTTTTTCTGGACTGTTAAACAAATGTTATTGCCAGTTATTTTGACATCCGGTTTATTACTCATTATTTATTATTTTATCGATAGATATTATTATTGTAAGCAATATGGCAATATTACTCTTTCCCATAGTTCAGAAGCAGTTAAATTATACGGTCTAAAAAATATCGGCTTGCTAATGGCGATAATTGCTAGTGTGCTTTTATCTGGCATTTGGCATCCAGCGATAAACTTCACGCTATTAGGATCGCAAATTGAATTAGAAAATCTAGTTCGTGATGGCCTTTTTATTGCTATAACGATTCTTTCAATACTGATCACGCCAAAGCAAGTACGAGCTGGCAATGAATTTAATTGGGATCCAATCAAAGAAGTTGCCAAATTGTTTATTGGTATCTTTATTACTATAGTGCCCGTTCTGGCAATTTTGCGTGCCGGCAATGACGGTGCTTTGAGTTCTGTAGTATCATTGGTCACCAGTGAACAAGCCACACCAATAAACAGTATGTATTTTTGGTTATCGGGATCATTGTCAGGATTTTTAGATAATGCACCAACTTATCTGGTGTTTTTTAATTTAGCTTCGGGTAATGCAACTACATTAATGACCACTTATGCAGACACACTATTGGCAATTTCAATGGGTTCTGTATTTATGGGCGCATTAAGTTACATTGGTAATGCACCTAACTTTATGGTTAAAAGTATTGCCACACAACATAAAATTAATATGCCAAGCTTTTTTGGCTATATGAAATGGTCAATAGGGATTTTAATTCCAATATTTATTATTGATAATTTGGTATTTTTTGTATTGTGTTAG
- the rhaS gene encoding HTH-type transcriptional activator RhaS, with product MIEMLLDKDFFSSSDQNIAIEPRTPQPVYPEHTHNFNEIVIVTSGYGKHILNGRLFDLYPGMMFYIKASDCHLYESVHDLHLTNILFRDPKNFHFINGINQLIPNPDPIQSHYFFDKKSYENIQSIIKQLTPNQSNAIQESLFLQLLLIFNNNLYVNQGSGSYDNRVKQLLRWLQINFKEQINWAQLTEQFSLSLRSFHRHIKNEIGITPQKYLIKLRLANAYTQLIYSNKSITTIAQECGFNDSAYFSTCFKQEFTFSPQTLRNNPDKRYH from the coding sequence ATGATTGAAATGTTACTTGATAAAGATTTTTTCTCGTCTAGCGATCAAAATATCGCCATTGAGCCTCGAACACCACAACCCGTCTATCCTGAACATACCCATAATTTCAATGAGATCGTTATTGTAACTAGTGGATACGGTAAACACATATTGAATGGGCGACTTTTTGATTTGTATCCAGGCATGATGTTTTATATTAAGGCTTCCGACTGTCATTTGTACGAGAGCGTTCATGATTTGCATTTGACCAATATTTTGTTTAGAGATCCTAAAAATTTTCATTTTATCAATGGAATAAATCAATTAATTCCAAATCCTGATCCAATTCAATCGCATTACTTTTTTGATAAAAAATCTTATGAAAATATTCAATCGATTATTAAGCAATTAACGCCAAATCAATCAAATGCTATTCAGGAGAGTTTATTTTTACAATTACTTTTGATTTTTAATAATAATCTTTATGTTAATCAGGGTTCTGGTTCCTATGATAATCGCGTTAAACAACTTCTACGTTGGTTACAAATCAATTTTAAGGAGCAAATTAATTGGGCACAATTAACTGAGCAATTTTCATTATCATTACGCTCTTTTCATCGACATATAAAGAATGAAATTGGTATCACACCACAAAAATATCTAATAAAACTACGGTTGGCTAATGCTTACACACAGTTAATTTACAGCAATAAATCCATCACAACTATTGCACAAGAATGTGGTTTTAATGATAGTGCTTATTTTTCAACCTGTTTTAAACAAGAATTTACGTTTTCGCCACAAACATTACGTAATAATCCAGATAAACGTTATCATTAA
- a CDS encoding helix-turn-helix domain-containing protein has protein sequence MEKCLRLYKQDYFISEINTVTVERRDHQQPFPLHNHDFNEIVIVCSGNGLHHWNEYVYPITSGDILYINPKDVHGYESVNDLRLDNILYLRESLFLSSTIESYLPKVTARHNERSWRIQPSSLKLLSPLIEQLDVESKKNNLASVHLSEALFLQLVILLDRIKQVPTVALPTATHQLDLLFTALHNSIATPFNIDVFCKDNHIASRSLSRLFKSQTGMTITGYLQKRRLCDAMSLLRTTDYSISMIAAECGYDDSNYFSSVFKKLTNQTPSEYRALFNDKK, from the coding sequence ATGGAAAAATGTTTACGTTTATATAAACAAGACTATTTTATTTCGGAGATAAATACTGTTACTGTCGAAAGACGTGATCATCAACAACCCTTTCCTTTGCATAACCACGATTTTAATGAAATTGTGATTGTCTGTTCTGGTAATGGGCTACATCATTGGAATGAATATGTTTATCCGATTACCAGTGGTGATATTTTATATATTAATCCGAAAGATGTGCATGGCTATGAATCTGTTAATGACCTTAGATTGGATAATATTTTATATTTGAGAGAATCACTATTTTTATCATCCACTATTGAGTCTTATTTACCTAAAGTGACTGCTAGACATAATGAACGGTCTTGGCGTATTCAACCTTCATCCCTTAAACTTTTATCACCACTTATTGAACAGTTAGATGTTGAGTCTAAGAAAAACAATTTAGCCTCCGTTCATTTATCTGAGGCTCTTTTTTTGCAGTTGGTTATTTTGTTAGACCGGATTAAACAAGTTCCTACGGTAGCTCTACCTACTGCTACTCATCAATTGGATTTATTGTTCACTGCTCTTCATAACAGTATAGCAACCCCATTTAATATTGATGTTTTTTGCAAAGACAATCATATCGCAAGCCGTTCACTTAGTCGCTTATTTAAAAGTCAAACAGGGATGACTATTACTGGCTACTTACAAAAAAGACGTCTATGTGATGCAATGTCTTTACTTAGAACTACTGATTATTCGATTAGTATGATTGCGGCAGAATGTGGTTATGATGATAGTAACTATTTTTCATCTGTGTTTAAAAAGCTGACCAATCAGACTCCTTCCGAATATCGAGCCCTATTTAACGATAAGAAGTGA
- the rhaM gene encoding L-rhamnose mutarotase, which translates to MIRKASIMQVHPDKHAEYKKRHDEIFPDLVKELKSHGAHNYSIFLDSKRNLLFAYVEIESEERWDAVAKTAACQKWWAFMKDIMPSNSDNSPISESLTEVFYLL; encoded by the coding sequence ATGATAAGAAAAGCGAGTATTATGCAGGTTCATCCTGATAAACATGCAGAGTATAAGAAGCGGCATGATGAAATATTTCCTGACTTAGTGAAAGAACTTAAATCACATGGAGCTCACAATTACTCAATCTTTTTAGACAGCAAAAGAAATTTACTTTTTGCCTATGTCGAAATTGAATCTGAGGAACGTTGGGATGCTGTAGCTAAAACAGCTGCTTGTCAAAAATGGTGGGCATTTATGAAAGATATCATGCCAAGCAATTCTGATAATAGCCCGATTAGTGAATCATTAACTGAAGTTTTTTATTTATTATAA
- the fucO gene encoding lactaldehyde reductase: protein MAYRMILNETSYFGAGSISQIVDEVKKRGFKKALVVTDKDLIKFKVATKVTQLLDNNGFSYQVFDEVMPNPTISIVQKGVEVFKQSGADYLIAIGGGSPQDTAKAIGIIINNPEFADVRSLEGVAPTKKTAVPTIAIPTTAGTAAEVTINYVITDEENKRKFVCVDPHDIPAVAIIDSDMMTSMPASLKAATGVDALTHAIEGYITKGAWELSDMFHLKAIEVISRSLRDSVSGIAKGSEDMALGQYIAGMGFSNVGLGLVHGMAHPLGAFYGTPHGVANAVLLPHIMAYNAEFTGEKYRDIAKAMGVALTENMTIEQVRKAAVNAVKQLNIDVGIPATLKEIGVKLNDIPALAQAAFDDVCTGGNPRDTNVREIEQLYHSIYQ, encoded by the coding sequence ATGGCTTATAGAATGATTTTAAATGAAACATCTTATTTTGGTGCAGGCTCAATCAGTCAAATCGTAGATGAAGTTAAAAAACGTGGTTTTAAAAAAGCGTTAGTAGTTACGGATAAAGATCTAATCAAATTCAAAGTAGCAACTAAAGTAACACAATTACTAGATAACAATGGTTTTTCTTATCAAGTATTTGATGAAGTTATGCCAAATCCAACCATTAGTATTGTTCAAAAAGGGGTTGAAGTTTTCAAACAATCTGGTGCAGATTATTTGATTGCGATTGGTGGGGGGTCCCCCCAAGATACCGCAAAAGCTATCGGTATTATCATCAATAATCCAGAATTTGCGGATGTTCGTAGTCTTGAAGGCGTTGCGCCAACTAAAAAAACAGCAGTACCTACGATCGCAATTCCTACGACAGCAGGTACAGCTGCTGAAGTGACCATTAATTACGTAATCACAGATGAAGAAAATAAACGCAAATTTGTCTGTGTTGATCCACACGATATTCCGGCTGTTGCAATTATTGATTCAGATATGATGACAAGTATGCCTGCTAGTTTAAAAGCAGCAACTGGTGTTGATGCCTTAACTCACGCGATTGAAGGTTATATAACTAAAGGGGCGTGGGAATTATCAGACATGTTCCACTTGAAAGCGATTGAAGTTATTTCTCGCTCATTACGTGACTCGGTAAGCGGGATCGCTAAAGGTAGTGAAGACATGGCATTAGGACAATATATTGCTGGAATGGGTTTTTCAAATGTGGGCTTAGGATTAGTTCATGGAATGGCACATCCATTAGGAGCTTTTTATGGTACGCCTCATGGTGTGGCTAATGCCGTCCTTTTACCTCATATAATGGCTTACAATGCTGAATTTACTGGTGAGAAATATCGCGATATCGCCAAAGCAATGGGAGTCGCTTTAACGGAAAACATGACAATCGAACAAGTGAGAAAAGCTGCTGTTAATGCAGTTAAACAACTTAACATTGATGTCGGTATTCCTGCAACATTAAAAGAGATCGGTGTAAAATTAAATGATATTCCTGCGCTAGCCCAAGCTGCTTTTGATGATGTTTGTACCGGAGGTAATCCTCGCGATACTAACGTAAGAGAAATTGAGCAATTATATCATTCTATTTACCAATAA
- the rhaT gene encoding L-rhamnose/proton symporter RhaT, translated as MGSSIILGIFWHFVGAASAACFYAPLKKVKNWSWETMWSIAGLFSWIILPWTISYFLLPDFWAYYGSFGSDILIPVFLFGAMWGVGNIGYGLTMRYLGMSMGIGIAIGITLIVGTLMTPILQGKFGELLASTGGKMTLLGVVVAVIGVAIVTYAGLLKEKTLGVQVEDFNLKKGLLLAIMCGIFSAGMSFAMSAAVPMHEKAAELGVDHLYVALPSYVIIMGGGAIINLGFCICRLCVKKDLSFKKDISVAKALLISNILFAILGGAMWYLQFFFYAWGHANIPTEYGFMSWMLHMSFYVLCGGIVGLALKEWFGTGKKPVRILCIGCLVIIVAANIVGLGMTS; from the coding sequence ATGGGTAGTTCAATTATTTTAGGCATATTCTGGCACTTTGTTGGTGCTGCTTCTGCTGCTTGTTTTTACGCACCACTTAAAAAAGTAAAAAACTGGTCATGGGAAACCATGTGGTCAATCGCAGGGTTATTTTCTTGGATTATATTACCATGGACAATAAGTTATTTTTTATTACCAGATTTTTGGGCTTACTATGGTTCGTTTGGTTCAGACATATTAATTCCGGTCTTCTTATTCGGCGCAATGTGGGGAGTCGGTAACATTGGTTATGGCTTAACAATGCGTTATTTAGGTATGTCGATGGGAATAGGTATCGCTATTGGGATAACCTTAATCGTCGGCACTCTAATGACTCCAATATTACAAGGTAAATTTGGTGAATTATTGGCCTCGACTGGCGGTAAAATGACATTATTAGGCGTAGTCGTTGCTGTTATTGGGGTTGCTATAGTAACTTACGCCGGCTTATTGAAAGAAAAAACCTTAGGTGTACAAGTTGAAGATTTTAACTTAAAGAAAGGCCTTCTTCTTGCCATCATGTGTGGTATTTTCTCGGCTGGTATGTCATTTGCTATGAGCGCTGCAGTACCTATGCATGAAAAAGCGGCTGAGCTTGGTGTGGATCATTTATACGTGGCACTTCCAAGTTATGTCATTATCATGGGTGGGGGGGCAATTATTAATCTCGGTTTCTGTATATGTCGACTCTGCGTTAAAAAAGACTTATCCTTCAAAAAGGATATCTCTGTTGCCAAAGCCTTATTAATTAGCAATATTCTTTTTGCTATCTTAGGTGGTGCAATGTGGTATCTCCAATTCTTCTTCTATGCTTGGGGGCATGCAAATATTCCAACAGAATATGGCTTTATGAGTTGGATGTTACATATGAGTTTCTATGTACTTTGTGGTGGGATTGTTGGTTTAGCACTAAAAGAGTGGTTTGGTACCGGTAAAAAACCAGTACGTATTCTTTGTATTGGTTGTTTAGTAATCATTGTTGCTGCCAATATTGTTGGTTTAGGAATGACTAGTTAA
- the rhaD gene encoding rhamnulose-1-phosphate aldolase, which yields MQQILSSWFVKGMIKATYDMWLKGWDERNGGNVSLRLLESDVISFQNDFYEKPRHVSLTQDVTKLANQYFIVTGSGKYFRNVILDPADTLAIVKIDEQGKGYYIMWGLINGGLPTSELAAHLQSHIVRIEQSQGKDRVIMHCHATNLIALTYVLELDTAVITRWLWEMSTECLVVFPDGVGVVPWMVPGKDEIGYATAKQMAKHSLVLWAFHGVFGTGPTLDEAFGLIDTAEKSAEVLVKVLSMGGKRQTITSEEFKLLAERFGVTPLEDAIKQ from the coding sequence ATGCAACAGATTCTTTCTTCTTGGTTTGTAAAAGGAATGATCAAAGCCACTTATGATATGTGGCTAAAAGGCTGGGATGAGCGTAATGGTGGTAATGTCAGTTTAAGGTTACTTGAAAGTGATGTGATCTCTTTTCAAAATGATTTTTATGAAAAACCACGTCATGTATCTTTGACGCAAGATGTCACTAAACTTGCTAACCAGTACTTTATTGTCACTGGATCTGGTAAGTATTTCCGCAATGTCATATTAGATCCTGCTGACACGTTAGCTATTGTTAAAATCGATGAACAGGGCAAAGGTTATTACATCATGTGGGGATTGATAAATGGTGGTTTACCAACTTCTGAACTAGCTGCTCATCTTCAATCTCATATTGTAAGAATTGAGCAAAGCCAAGGAAAAGATAGAGTCATCATGCACTGTCATGCAACTAATTTAATTGCTTTAACATATGTCCTAGAGCTTGATACTGCGGTAATTACCAGATGGCTGTGGGAAATGAGCACTGAATGTTTAGTTGTATTTCCTGATGGTGTTGGTGTGGTGCCTTGGATGGTTCCGGGTAAAGATGAGATTGGTTATGCCACTGCAAAACAGATGGCAAAACATAGTTTAGTTTTATGGGCTTTTCACGGTGTATTTGGAACAGGTCCAACCTTAGATGAAGCTTTTGGCTTAATTGATACAGCTGAAAAATCGGCAGAAGTTTTAGTCAAAGTGTTATCAATGGGAGGCAAACGTCAAACTATCACTTCGGAAGAGTTTAAATTGTTAGCTGAGCGTTTTGGTGTCACTCCATTGGAAGATGCTATAAAACAGTAA
- a CDS encoding L-rhamnose isomerase: MNTIENAYQIAKARFAEIGVDTDAAIAAMAKLPISVHCWQGDDVGGFEKQEGELTGGIQATGNYSGKARTADELRADLDKAFSLIPGPKRLNLHASYLESDQKVDRNEVKPEHFANWVKWAKKHQIGLDFNPTYFSHPLSNEGTLTHVNPEIRQFWIEHGKACRKVSEYFGKELGTPSVMNIWLPDGMKDITVDKFSPRQHLVESLDEIIREKIDPKYHIDAVESKLFGIGLESYTAGSNEFYLAYATSRKTALCLDAGHFHPTEVISDKISAVMPFVEHLLLHVSRPVRWDSDHVVLFDDETQNIASEIIRNKLFDRVHIGLDFFDASINRIAAWVIGTRNMKKCLLKALLEPTERLKKYEHDRDFTSRLALLEEQKSLPWQAVWDQYCLLNEVPVGGQWLDEVRQYETTVLTKRS, from the coding sequence ATGAACACAATTGAAAATGCTTATCAGATCGCTAAAGCAAGATTTGCTGAAATTGGGGTAGATACAGATGCTGCAATAGCAGCAATGGCAAAATTACCGATTTCAGTTCATTGCTGGCAAGGAGATGATGTTGGTGGTTTTGAAAAGCAAGAAGGTGAATTAACTGGTGGTATTCAAGCAACTGGTAATTATTCAGGTAAGGCTCGTACAGCTGATGAATTAAGAGCAGATTTAGATAAAGCCTTTAGCCTTATACCAGGCCCTAAACGACTAAATCTACATGCTTCTTATTTAGAATCAGATCAAAAAGTCGATCGTAATGAAGTTAAACCGGAACACTTTGCCAATTGGGTCAAATGGGCTAAAAAACATCAAATCGGTTTAGATTTTAATCCAACTTATTTTTCACATCCTTTAAGTAATGAAGGCACTTTAACCCATGTTAATCCAGAAATTCGTCAATTTTGGATAGAACACGGCAAAGCATGTCGTAAAGTATCAGAATATTTTGGTAAAGAATTAGGTACACCTTCTGTTATGAATATCTGGCTACCTGATGGTATGAAAGATATTACTGTCGACAAATTTAGTCCTAGACAACATTTAGTTGAATCATTGGATGAAATTATTCGTGAAAAAATTGACCCAAAATATCATATTGATGCGGTTGAAAGTAAATTGTTTGGTATTGGTCTCGAATCTTATACCGCTGGTTCAAATGAATTTTATTTAGCTTATGCGACATCACGTAAAACTGCATTATGTTTAGACGCTGGGCATTTCCATCCAACGGAAGTGATTTCCGACAAAATTTCTGCCGTTATGCCATTTGTTGAACATCTATTACTTCATGTTAGCCGCCCTGTACGTTGGGATAGTGATCACGTGGTACTTTTCGATGATGAAACGCAAAATATTGCAAGTGAAATCATCCGAAACAAACTATTTGACCGTGTGCATATTGGTCTAGATTTCTTTGACGCTTCTATTAACCGTATTGCAGCATGGGTAATTGGTACTCGTAATATGAAAAAATGCTTATTGAAAGCATTATTAGAACCAACAGAAAGATTAAAAAAATATGAACATGATCGTGATTTTACCTCACGACTCGCATTACTAGAAGAACAAAAATCATTACCTTGGCAAGCAGTTTGGGATCAGTACTGTTTATTAAATGAAGTTCCAGTTGGTGGTCAATGGCTAGATGAGGTTCGTCAATATGAAACAACTGTCTTAACTAAACGATCATAA
- the rhaB gene encoding rhamnulokinase, protein MAAIDLGASSGRVMLSSYRSQTGKLTLTEIHRFSNGYKSDGKNFCWDLTYLEQEIITGLNKIIQQDIKLDSIGIDTWGVDYVLLDKQGQIVGPTYSYRDHRTDNIMSKVQDDIGLENIYQKTGIQFLTFNTLYQLRAMMLESPEWLSRVTDFVMIPDYLIYRLTGVLNREYTNATTTQLVNVTTQDWDKDLLDYLGIPRKWFGDISKPGNQVGYWKSAKGDHIPVIAVASHDTASAVIAAPIINLHSAYLCSGTWSLMGLESKQPLISKQALKANITNEGGVDGNYRVLKNIMGLWLFQRVCAENNVKDIIELIASAKQEQPFTFLINPNDPRFLNPDSMTETIKQVCLENSGQTPKNLAQLVRCIFDSLAHLYRDVLHELSTLSGNPIKTLHIVGGGCQNAFLNQLCADLCNVNVTAGPIESSALGNIGYQLISLGEIADIDALRQLISQNFDTKFYQPNFIENFYIN, encoded by the coding sequence ATTGCTGCAATTGATCTAGGCGCATCAAGTGGCAGAGTCATGTTGTCGAGTTATCGATCTCAAACAGGAAAATTAACACTAACTGAGATACATCGATTTAGTAATGGATATAAAAGTGATGGTAAAAATTTTTGTTGGGATTTGACGTACTTAGAACAAGAAATCATAACCGGATTAAACAAAATTATCCAACAAGATATCAAACTCGATAGTATCGGTATTGATACATGGGGGGTTGATTATGTGTTGCTTGATAAACAAGGTCAAATTGTCGGCCCTACTTACTCTTATCGAGATCATCGTACTGACAACATTATGTCAAAAGTACAAGATGACATTGGTCTAGAAAATATTTATCAAAAAACGGGAATTCAGTTTTTAACCTTTAACACACTTTATCAACTTAGGGCAATGATGCTTGAATCACCAGAATGGTTATCACGAGTAACTGATTTTGTCATGATTCCTGATTATCTGATTTACCGATTAACCGGTGTATTAAATCGAGAATATACCAATGCAACCACCACACAACTTGTCAATGTGACGACTCAAGATTGGGATAAAGATTTACTTGATTATCTTGGTATACCACGCAAATGGTTTGGTGATATCAGTAAGCCTGGAAATCAAGTTGGATATTGGAAAAGTGCCAAGGGTGATCATATCCCTGTAATTGCAGTCGCAAGTCATGATACTGCTAGTGCGGTTATTGCTGCACCAATCATCAATTTACATAGTGCTTATTTATGTTCGGGTACTTGGTCATTAATGGGATTAGAATCAAAACAACCACTGATAAGCAAACAAGCATTAAAAGCCAATATTACCAATGAAGGTGGTGTAGATGGTAATTATCGAGTATTAAAAAACATCATGGGATTATGGTTATTTCAACGGGTTTGTGCTGAAAATAACGTTAAAGATATTATTGAATTAATCGCATCGGCAAAACAAGAACAACCCTTTACGTTTCTTATAAATCCCAATGATCCACGGTTTTTAAATCCGGACTCCATGACAGAAACCATTAAACAGGTTTGTTTAGAAAACAGTGGTCAAACGCCTAAAAACCTCGCTCAATTAGTCAGATGTATTTTTGACAGCCTAGCTCATTTATATCGAGATGTATTACACGAATTATCGACACTGAGTGGTAATCCTATTAAGACATTACACATTGTCGGTGGAGGTTGTCAAAATGCTTTTTTAAACCAGTTATGTGCTGACTTATGCAATGTTAATGTCACCGCTGGGCCTATTGAATCTTCGGCATTAGGAAATATTGGCTATCAGTTAATTTCATTAGGTGAAATTGCGGATATTGATGCATTAAGACAGTTAATTTCACAGAATTTTGACACTAAATTTTATCAGCCAAATTTTATTGAAAATTTTTATATTAATTAA